The Lathyrus oleraceus cultivar Zhongwan6 chromosome 5, CAAS_Psat_ZW6_1.0, whole genome shotgun sequence genome includes the window TTTGCTTTAATTTTATTCTTACATGTCATTAGATTTACTTTCTAAAGAAGAAATAATTTTCTTTTTCTTAGCATTTACTTTAGAAAGCTTTATACATTCATCATACAAATCATTAAAAGCATCATGTAATTCATCATAAAAAGGTGTATTAATTGAGTCAAAATCACTGACGTCATTATCATCATCATCGGAGTGATGTGAAACCATGAAAGATAGATGTGCTTGTTCTTCATTTTTAAAATTTATACGCATATCATTGTCTTTCAAGCGATATATGCTCTTCATGACTTGTTATCCTTCTTGTTGTTGAATTTAAAGATTTCTCATATTTCATTTTCTGTTTTGCAATTAAACACCCGGAAAAAATTGTCAATCCCTAAAGCGGATGCAATAAATTTTTTAGCCTTTTTTCATGTAGAAATTTTTTGTTGTCTTCTTCATTCCATTCTTCTTCGGATTTTGGTTGACTTGCACCATTAATAATTGTAGTAGAAATGAAATGACCATTTTTTTACCGCATCTCATACTTCTACACCTGTGCTTCTAGAAAGATTTGCATTCTAATCTTCCAAATATTATGGCATTCACCAATAAAATTTGATGGTCTATTAATATTTGATCTTTTTCCTAAGGTTTTACAAAAGTTATTTTATCCCGGATCTAGGAGCAAGTTGTCTTAATCTGCTCAGATTCCAATTGCAACTACAGAGTACAATCTAAGAGGGGTGAACTCGATTTTATCAATTTTTCTCGTTATTCTCagatgttcttttctttttatttttcgGGAAAAACATTAATGAACTTAGAACAAAATGCAGAAAAGTAAAAGACACGCAAGATTTATCCTAGTCCTCATTTTCAACTTAAGGGTATATGTAGTCAATTCACACCTTAAAAGATTTTCTAATATGTTAGATCTTTGTACAAGTCTTACACCAAGACCTCTCTTACAATCTTCTAACATAAACACCAAGCCTATGGTGAACTTTGAATCAACTCAACCCAAAGGACATTTTCACAAATATCAACATTATGATGGACTTTGAATGTCTCCAAATTAAATGACCTTTTACGGCACAAACATAAGATATACCACTTTCTATTTGTAAACACTTTTAGAAAATACACACTTTCTTTACAAATTAATTCACCACACACTTTCTTTACAAATTAATTCACCATACACTTGTTGATCAATTATAACACTTGAACAAATTTGAATATATGAAATTATTCTTGAATCAATTTCAATAGACAGTTGATCTTCTCTTTCAACGTACAATTCAATAGTATATGAATCTTAAGTGTTCATAATTTTGAATGAAACTTTTCAATGATATGAAACGTTACGCACAAAGTTTTATTGTTTTATGATGTATAAAcactttgaatttttttgaattGTATGTGAATTTTGTATGAAAGAAGTAATTTAAAAGCTAATGTATTTTGTCTTAAATACATCTTAAGAAACCTTTATGAATCGATGCAAAAGTTTGAGACATTTTCATGGTTTGCAATAGTTTAGAATGACATTGGATCATGAAAAAACACAATTTTGCATTATGTACAGCATTTCTTAAATCGGTTATACAGATACCGAATTTGAAAAgtgttttttaaattttaaatagTAACGGAAATAAGCTAATTACGGAGGTTTCAATCTTTCGAAAAATAGAataaattcaaatttaaatacTAGTTCAAACATGCGCGAATTACAATAGTTCCAACTTGCACAATTTACGAAAAACAGAATAAATTCAAATTTAAGTGGCATAATGGATGTTCAATCTTGATGTTTGATTTAGATACACTTCAACCTTAAATCTTTTGTTTTCATCAAAATTAAATTAAGATATATGATAAACATCTTTTTCACAAATTATCATCCATTTTACCTATAATTAAATCAAAAAAATtctaatataataaaaaaaaactcaAACCTGGATGACAGACATGCAAAATCAAACAATGCAAATAAAATATGAAAGTACACGTCTATAATTCagaaaaatcaaattcaaacaaaatACAAAAGTGCATTTTCGCATTTTTTTGAAATAGCAGACAACGCATAAACCCAACATGCTTTATGCTctaaacataaaaaaaaaatatgtcaatgtatgCCTCAATAAATCACGTATTATAAGTGTAACTACTACAAAATGCACCTTAAACAATCTATTTAGTAATGCATACGTCACAAATAAATAAAAGtaagaaaataaattttttaCCAAATATGAGAAGTGGAAGCTCTCGAAATGAATGAACTCAAATAGAGATTAAGAAAAAATTTGGATTAGACACAATGCAGTACAAAGTTTAAAAAGGTTGAAAAACGGTGGAAATGAGATTTCTCATGCACACATTTTTTTTTGGTTTAGAATAaactttgatatttttttggtttAGAATAAACTTTgataaaaatgagaaagatgGAAGGTCTTATGCCATAGTGTTCAAAGGTACTTATgtaatttttatattaatttataataaaatagAGATATCCTACCTACAAAATACAATGGTAAAAAAATGTGTCGAGTCCAAAAGTGTATCTCCATATTAAATAGATATTAATAAAATTAACATCAAAACTTATGAAATAGATATTAATAAAATTAACATCAAAACTTATGAAATATTCTATTTGAATTTCTATGAAAAGAATTAAGAAAGAATGTGTTGTATGTAACAGGTGTCCTACTGCCTTATTAATTCACTAATTTCTGTGTCACAATTTAAAAATATAGTCACCGTCTTAAAATTATTGTCATTTTAAAAAAGATTTTGTCTTAAAATTATTGTCATTTTAAAAAAGATATTTCAAAATGAATATTAACTTCACTTTTTAATGTAGAAATGATGGTTATTTTTTCAATTCtatcatttaattattattatatacaCTACTTCCAACacaataataaaattaatttaacAAAAATACAATGTTTTACGACAATATTATTGCATTCCTTAATCCGTATAAAAAAACTTAGAGAAAGTAAATAAACTAGATAATGTCTTGTATTTAACTGTTTCATATAGATAGTATTCATGTGTGGAGAGACCAGTTTGAAAACATTTTCTATTTATGTTTTTTGGGGGGGACTAATTTCTGTTTAAGAATTAAATCCAAGTAAACAAACATATCAGTGTCACATAACTAAAATTATAAATCTAACTTCAAAGTTATAGCTGTTTTCTAAAATGGCTTTGACAACTGCAAAATACTAACATAAATATCCTCAACTAAAAGTTGCTTATAAAAAATCAAGTAAACAATGTTAATTTATTTTTCTTCACAATGTTCCCTTCATAGTACATATATGATGTAGAACAGTTCCAATTTTTCTCTGCTTGTTTTCAAACCTTTACCCCCCTCACTCTTGTATTTAATTTAAATACTCTTTTAAAAACCATATTTGTGCACCTAAAAGTGTGTTCCACTAGTATTTAATTAAGTAGCAAAATACATTCCAAAATTTGCCTTTTTCTAGGCTTTAGGAGGACAAGTGGTGCTCAACAGTAAGACAGCACCAGACATATTGATTTACATGGTTGTAATTACAGAACTATTTTTTTCTTCACTCAACTGATTTTTCTTTATATGTATATACACCAGCAAAAAGATATCAGAAATATATCGCCTATTGAAAGCGCATTTCTTAAACAACCTGGGATGAAATGTTTGCTGTAAGAAGTGTTCCACGAAAACCTTCCTCGGTATGCTGGAGATCCATCTTATCACTGCAGAGCTCATCTGCAAAAAATGAATACAATTCATTTTTGACTTTATGCATCTTAGCATTTGCTTAGGGGAATATAAAAGATTACATGTACTTCATTACGTCTATGGCTATAACATAAAGTGATTCTACCACCATTATGGTGGCTACCAAATAGCTTACCAGCAATATCTCGATTCTCATGTATCTCAGAATCCCTCACTATAATTTGATCTCCGGCAAATATATTTGCATCTGCAAGGGTAGCACTCtcatcatcaatatcaattaccCTATCAGCTTTATGTAGTATCTGGTTTTCCTTGACAACCTGGGAGTACAACTATCATTGATAAGATTGATGAAAAGAGATTTAGACATCATGATGCTTTGTACTCTAGCATAGCAATTCACTGATTATCATTAATGCTGAAGATGATACCTCTCTAACTCAAGAAATTTCACTTGACTGGCTATTATCAATAACAACAAAATTTAACTGATAAAAGTGAAAGTAAACACCTACGAAGTGTCGATTCATGTGTATACTAATATAATCTGTGAAGGTAATAATACCTTTTTAATGTTTTTATTACAATTTTTCCAATGTAATAATATGCATATAAGCCGAAAGTGTTAAAGAGCTTGGTCATTTTAAATATGTGCTTGAGAAGACAATTAAAATGAACTGAGGCATATGCATACAACATAGAGTTTACTTACCCCAAAAGATTCCCATATCATCATCTTCAACTGGTATAGTGATGTTGAAGCAGAAACTTTTAGACTAGCTGAATTCCCATTTTTAGTCTTCCGGGAGCGCTTGGAAACCCGCCGATCTGTTTCAGTTAATCCTTTTGAGGCCTCCAAGATTGATTTAGGTACCTCCTTACCGCGTACAAGAATTACACATATGTCCTCATTGCAATAGTTAAGTTTATGCATTAATTCACAGCTTTCTTTTTCTCCAATGCAACTTTCACAAACCTGAACATTGAAAGGAAAAGAAATAATAGTTGAAATGAAAGTTGATATATACAATCCAATAGATGAAAGTTGAAAAGATCGTAATATTTAGTCAGCTGAATAAAAAACAGACTGCTTTCAAACTTCAGTTACATAACTACATTATTCACCCGAGGTCAATAATTTGTCAGTCAAGTTAGATCCAGACTGAGAATCACCTTTTTCAAAATGTGATGCATTCATTAAGCAACATTCACCATAGAACCAAAATATATACTGTGCACATGCTGAAAATGAAAGAGGATGTAAAGCAGAAAAACCAATGACATGGCTTTCAAAAAAACTAGGATAGGACCAGTAACATAAGAGTTTTAGATTACCTCGGGACAAGTCTTGATCAAAATTTGTTCACTTCCAGttccattttcatttttcacTTTATCCCCTGTCTGTAACTGATCTTCGCATATCAACATCGTGTCACTGGACCCAGTCAAAAAGTTCTCTGAATCATTTATGTGTGCAATTGTTGCAGATATACCTTTGGTCTTGGTACCACCCCATTCTTCACAAAAGCATATCCAATCATTCTCAGATATGATAGTTAAGCCACCTGCCTGTAACCCACAAAAGGGAAATGGAAATTTGAGAGGCAACAAATTAACATAAAAGAACTAAAACTACACCCCTCAACATGTGAAATTAAGAAGGAAGAATCAAAGTGAAAGAGCAAATGGATATCAAGAATTCATAATTTACTTGTTTATTTTTTAGGGATTCTAAGCATATAGTAAAACAGGTGAACTAGTTTGCCATAGAGAAATTGACATGTGATTGATGCCTGCATTGACATACAGATCATGAGTACAGaacatttttttcttttcttttcctaACCGACTTACAGAAGATTCTCTCTGGATTATAGCACCCCGTCTGAAAACCAGTTGAGGAGGTCTTTCAACAAGTTGTGAGTGCTGATACAACAGATACAAAATTCATCATAAAAAAATTCTGGGGATTAAATAATGAAGAAAGAATTGAAATGCTATATAGATATTGAATATGCACACACAATCATGTTTAGTTGATCAATGAGCTCTGCTACACAAGTCACTAACACATGTGGGATAGGCTTGTTTGGTGGTGAAAATAGGATAAAGACAGTGAAAAATTAAAGTATAATAGGACTCAAATCCAATAAACCACTTATTTGGATGTAAGGTGCATTCATGTAGAACTCTGCCACTGGAAAGTAATGTAGAACAGTCAGCTAGCAGTTATGTATTATACATTACATAGGTCGAGGGTTGGGAGGCATTAATGGTGTGTATTTTGTAGTTTGGACAGGATTAACTATAAGAAGGAATTTCACAATGCTGAGTAAGGTAGTTTAATCTAAAATTTTGTTTAATCATAATATCTCTGATATCAGCCTGGTAAAATTCTTATCCTATCAAATAGATAATCAATCAGACCGAACATGTTATCCTATCTCGTGTTTGAGGTGGACCAGATAATGGTAGGAATTGATATATATTATTTTCAAAGGACAGCACTACCCTTATATTCAGTGGCAGTGGTGAATGGTGTCAGCGGTTGGTGGTGGGTGTTGAGAAGCAGTAGTGGTGGCAAAAGGTGTTGGGGTGGCAATGGTAGAGGATGCAAGGTGGTGGAGGGTATCAGGCAGTGGTGGAGGTGATAGGCGCACTGTAAGTAGTTGATGGTAGGTGGCATTGGGTGCTGTTGGTGAAGGGATGGAGAGAAAAGGGAAGAGAGGGTCACAAACAAGAGGGAGAGGAGAAGAATATATATCTTATGATAATGATTTCTAACCTAGTCCTCGGTTCCAGGTTATTTTTTAACAAGTGAGTAAGATAGATAGAATAAGTTAATAGGATAAGCTTATCCTATCATACAGCCTCCCCATATACTATGGGTCAAAATTTGTATCGATTTCCTCTTCATGATATACCTTTTCTAACAGTTGCATACCAAAATTTCATTTTAGTTTTGCCAAACAGCAATCAGAATCATTTGCGCAGTAGCTAAAGCAAATTAAACATGTAGCAACGACTCAAATGCAAAACAAGACCAAATTGCAGAATAAAATAACAAATGTACCTTTTCACACATCAGTGAATCAATTAACCCGTCTAAAGTTTCAGGTATATCTGGATTCTTGAATGATGGACTGATGTAATTTCTCCATTTCGAAATCCATGAAGAAGGCAGCAAGAAATATTTGTAATCCGCAGAGAGAGGCATACTTTTAGCATGGAATAATTTCTCATGATTCTGGCGCTGCTTTTGTTTAACTGATCTGCAGTATAAATGCAGAAATCACCTTAAAAGGTGTCTATACTCTATATTAGCTCTATATTAATGGCAATTACAAATGAAATAACCTCAAAGAATCCTCCAAGCATGCTGCTTCAGATAATTCAGTAATGCATTGGGAACACTCTATAGAACCTGAAGGAAGAATTGGGCCACCTAAAGCATCATCAGGTTTTACACAAATAGCATCTTCATATAAGAAGAGCCAAAAAGTCTCAGGAATAAGCACCCGTTTAGCACCAGGAGCTTGCTCAGGCATCAATAGACCATGTGGACAACTAATTGCTGCTGTTAGTCCAGCATCAGCTTCAGATGGAGCATCAAGGACTTTTCTTTTCCACCACTGCTGCAACCTTAAAAAATTTCCTCATCAGCAAAACAAATTCTAAAAATATACTCATCAGTATAGTGAGATGAAAAAATGGAAGGAAATTGAAGCTAATCAGAACAGGTTGCAGAATTATTTATAACCAGGTCAGTTGGTCAAGATATTTAACTGTTCCCAGTTACAGGAAATAGAACACTTGTCACATTCCTTATCATTGGAAGCATGAAGGCCGTGAGAGAAGATTTGTTGTCATACCATGGTCTGGATATGAAATACTTTCCATCTGGACAGTTCCCATCAAGAACATCCCGTGCAAGTGACTTCAATGATTCTCTTCTACCCCGATACGTGTCAGCTGATACCACTGTCTGAGCCCCGTGTATCAGACAATCCCGACAATAATCTTCATGAGACAGTGTTGGCATCCCACCATACTGAATTTTGCAACCCAATAAAGGGAACATGTCATGAATAGTGTGTTGGGAAAATGGAATACATGAAGTAGCAATAGAGAATCATGAATGTGGAAGAGATATACAAATCAAATAATCCATAAAAAAACATGAATGTTTAAATCTCTTAGAAGTGCATGAATTTCCTATCCTTTTTGTTAGATACTGATTGATTCAGACTAGTGCGCTGCATTCTCCTaacagaaagaaaaaaaaaacactATCCAAATACTTCACAAAGACAAGTTCTCTTAGACCAGGCTCCCGTATGACTCCAATTTTCTTAATGACAAACACCGCAAAGAAACAGGCAGTACTTCATGATCAAAACAAATTACTCCCTCAATTTCTAAAGTACTTTCACCTATAGAACATTAGATTTGAAACAGCTCCATCCGTTAAGTTTTTGCTTCATCTTTCCTATCAGTAATTTCTAGCAAAACATGGAAAAATATGCTGAAAGATAAATACATTGTCATAACTTGCACTAAGTTTAGTTAAAATCGTTAAGTATAAATACATTAATAGAAATCCACAAACAATGAATGACATAATACAAGAAGAAGACAATTGATAATCCAAACATATTAATTAAAGCAAACAAACAAAAGTGACCTTGGAAAACAACTTTTCCCATGCTTTGGCAGATAGTCGCTTTATTGAGGTAACCTTTGAAACTGGGACTTTCCCATGTAAACATTGGATGACTGTGTTGTCAATAGAACTGCATATACATTGCAGAGTAAAAAACTTATAAATAAACATCAATTCACCTTACACAAATAATTGACAAAAAGGAACCCTCAAGTTACGACAAGGAAACGATCTAGTCACACGCTACTTAAAAAACATTGAAGTGTTTGTGACCAATATAATATTGTACAAAAATATGCACTAACGTTGGAATAATGTTGTCAGCCCACTGGCGAAGCCAGTCGCTAGAAATCCAATTAAATGGTCGCTCTAATGGTGGAACAGGAGCTTCAGCTAACACAGATCGAACTTCTTGTCTCCTTTCAGTAATACGATTCAATTCTAACTCTTTCCCATGACTGTATTTTTGACAAGCATCGAGATATGAGGCATTTAAATTTTGAATTTCATCAAAAAGATGAGAAGGAAGACAAACGCCATCTCGTGCACTAGCTACAACACCTCCTATTTCTCTATGGCTAGCACCGCAAACTATACCCCCATTTTCACTTATATTTTTTGTATTGTTAAGATGGTACATCAGCATGTAAGCATCACAAGAAGAAAATGCCTCTATAAGTGAAGATTGTGAATGAGCGGTGTTTAAACCGTTTTCATTATTTTCAGCTATCCTTGCTTCAGAGCAGTCTGAGTGAGTTGCATCAGTTGCAACGGATTTAGTAGTAGAACTAGAAGATCCTTCGCCAAATGGATGGTTACCCAAATTAGTAACATGTTCATCATCAAATTCCCACCACTGCCCCGTAATTTTGTCCTTGATGTGAGCGATGTAATGGCCACTATTAACACCGGTTCCCTTGTGAATCAGTACAGCTGACAAGTCATATACCAAATCAAACTGAGACAACTCATACAGTCTATGCCGCATATCAAGTTGCACAGGAAATGAAAATGCAGAAGTAATTTTCTTTTTTGTAGTAGTCTGCAAACACAAATAGATAAATAGAGAAGCACACTCGTAAGAATACAACTAGTGGTCCAGGAAATCAAACTTTACACCATATATGAAAAAGGGGTATATAATATATTACATTTCCCTCTCTTGAGAGTTGAACATTTTGTAAACTTGATTTCACTCAATGtaaatgaaaatgttattgttatAAGCAATTATGAACAAGCTTCCCAAGAATTTTTTTCTCTCCACCAACAGCTAACTTTTTAAACACCTACTAATACAGTCAACTTTGGGACTCTTTTGGAGGATAAAATAAAATTCTGATTCAAACATTTGAACACTCTTAATACTGGTTTCATAACTTCATCTAAACTTTCCATATCATCTTTTTAAGCCACAAAGTTGATAGTAGGGATTCAAAACTAGCTGCTGAAGATATTAAGAGTCTTGGAGAGAAACTGCCCCTGAAAGGCCTGTTTGAATTAAATTAGACAAAGTATGACGTGCTGATTCGTCTGGTGATGAGTGTAATTTTTCAAAATAGAGGGTAGATGTGCAAAACAAGCATAGTTGTACTTTTACATTACTCGCAGAAAAGTGTGTAACTATTGAGATAGTTTCTTTCTCTCTTAAGAAAGTCACCCTACATGATCACTACTTCAAATAGAATGAACAAATGTAAGACTAATCAAGCACCATAAAGGTTTTGCAAACTGAATCAAGCATTATATGATGTTTATTACCATTAAAATAATTTCTCTCTTTCATTTGATTTGATTgtaaagaaaaaaaaaattattagaGAACAGAAAGAGAAAAACCCAAGAGCAAAGGATAAGATATCCCTCCGAAGGAAACTACAAAATACAGAAAAGCATAATCAAAACCAAAAAGGgaacaaaaaaaaacaaatcaaGATTCTTGGTTTCTTGCATTGCTCACTCTCTCAAGGAATTTAGAATACAATGTTTGGTTTATTGAAGAAAACTATACAGTGTTCATCAGCAAGGATAGCAAAATTTGTCAGGAAAATGAGAGCGCATTCTAGAAGTGCACTTTGGTAGAGAGGAACTCCAAGTTCTGAAAGGTCAGAAATGAGCACTCGTTTTTAGAATTTGGGTTGGGTCTAACTCAACCTCACAATATTAGTTTGTAAGATGAGGACCACCAACCACTTATAAAAACACATTTTTAAGTCATATTTCATCCAATGTGGGACACATAATGACATAGGTATTTAATGCGTGAATGGTCCATTAAACCATTACAGTGATTTTTGAAGCGCACTTGTGAAGTGAAGATAATCAATAGAAAGGCAATTTTCCAATCCATCTATTTTTTTCTTCATATAATATTTATGGTGATGGTGAACGCCACATTACTTTTCATCTAATACTTATTCCTTTCTTTCTTATGATGAC containing:
- the LOC127085890 gene encoding ubiquitin carboxyl-terminal hydrolase 26 — its product is MSRPITRSKNKRLKHDDDGVCASEIWRKIHETGEVTEDDVNQLYMIWKPVCSGCRVNTKDNPNCFCALVPPLNGARKSGLWEKVSDFVESLGPDPNKDLRASDDSPAGLTNLGATCYANGILQCLYMNKLFREGIFSVEPDVLRQQPVLDQLARLFAQLQGSKLAFVDSSPFVKTLELDNGVQQDSHEFLTLLLSLLERCLTHSKVPKARTIVQDLFRGSVSHVTTCSQCGRDSEASSKTEDFYELELNVKGLKSLDESLDDYLTVEELHGDNQYFCESCNTRVDATRSIKLCTLPDVLNFQLKRCVFLPKTTTKKKITSAFSFPVQLDMRHRLYELSQFDLVYDLSAVLIHKGTGVNSGHYIAHIKDKITGQWWEFDDEHVTNLGNHPFGEGSSSSTTKSVATDATHSDCSEARIAENNENGLNTAHSQSSLIEAFSSCDAYMLMYHLNNTKNISENGGIVCGASHREIGGVVASARDGVCLPSHLFDEIQNLNASYLDACQKYSHGKELELNRITERRQEVRSVLAEAPVPPLERPFNWISSDWLRQWADNIIPTSIDNTVIQCLHGKVPVSKVTSIKRLSAKAWEKLFSKYGGMPTLSHEDYCRDCLIHGAQTVVSADTYRGRRESLKSLARDVLDGNCPDGKYFISRPWLQQWWKRKVLDAPSEADAGLTAAISCPHGLLMPEQAPGAKRVLIPETFWLFLYEDAICVKPDDALGGPILPSGSIECSQCITELSEAACLEDSLRSVKQKQRQNHEKLFHAKSMPLSADYKYFLLPSSWISKWRNYISPSFKNPDIPETLDGLIDSLMCEKHSQLVERPPQLVFRRGAIIQRESSAGGLTIISENDWICFCEEWGGTKTKGISATIAHINDSENFLTGSSDTMLICEDQLQTGDKVKNENGTGSEQILIKTCPEVCESCIGEKESCELMHKLNYCNEDICVILVRGKEVPKSILEASKGLTETDRRVSKRSRKTKNGNSASLKVSASTSLYQLKMMIWESFGVVKENQILHKADRVIDIDDESATLADANIFAGDQIIVRDSEIHENRDIADELCSDKMDLQHTEEGFRGTLLTANISSQVV